In the Populus trichocarpa isolate Nisqually-1 chromosome 1, P.trichocarpa_v4.1, whole genome shotgun sequence genome, GAGATTTAACCATATATTTTGTTCATACCATAAGGTTGAAGGCTTATGATATATTTGTGAACCTAGCACAACCCGTACAGGACAACCCAGTGAGTTGTCAAAGCTTGGCTGctttgataatatatatttcatgtcaaaccactttttttttttttacgaatcaagcgtttttttcttaaatttcgataaatgaaaaaaaaagggttgatcCATCAATCCATGGTTTGACTCAATCAACCAGCCATCTAGATCTTGGATTGGGCTGGATCGAACTCAATTATATAACTACAATTTAGGATTTAAGACGAGTAGGTTAAAAATAGTTCATGTAGTTCTTTTTATTCACTAAATTAtgtgaaagaatatttttattatagtctTGTTTCTCTTCATAAATAGTATCaccatctaattaaatttttttcacttgattTTGTTCGGAACATCTGCAGAAGGGTTAGCCGATCATGTACCAGGTCAAGCAGGCAACCCTTCAAGGGAACCTGCAGCAGCTGGCCAGGCAAATTATAACCAATACCAGTATAGGCTCACGGGGCATGGCATTGGCTACGGTGACTACAATACCTATGAGGAGAGCATGCAAGCAAGATATCCATATTTGCACAATACACAACACCATTACCCATCTCCTCAAGTATCCTACCCATACTATGAGCTGCCCCCCATGTACTTTCCACAAGCGCCGCCGCCGCCACGAAACGCCAAGGCTGGTGAACCTGACCTGTGCAGTATTATGTGATATTTGTTGCATAATGGAGtgaatttatcttttagtttgattttgttgGCAATTTTTCTAGTGGGGTCAAATTACGGAACAAGGATTTGgtgatattatttaacaatgttttgtagttttttcaaaaactgtTCCATGTCATCGGAGATCTGAATTTAGAAATGAAACATAGAGAGCATAATCTAGGTGAAATTAGGAGAGAATCTTTTACGCCAATTTATTGATTGCGAAACAAGAGCAAgttgaaatgaaatatttagGTAGCGGTTAAATACTGTATCGAGATCGAAgagacaattatttttaaaacatatatattttttttttccaactacatatacttttatcttttttatatgtagCACGTACAGTAATTGTAACTTGAACAGAGAATTTTGTATGTTTATGGTCAAAAGACAGCAATCATTCTTCATGAATCACCTGTCCTCATTGCCTCTTCTTGCCTCAGCAATGCAGCATTCAAGAACTCATCCATGGCTTTGACAGAAGACCCTTTAAAATCTTTAACAGCATCCATAATCATATCCCTAACCTCCAATGctttctttctcatttccttCCCCTTTTCTGTCTCATCCATTACCAACATTATCTTTTTCACTATATCTTCATGCCTAACCCCACAGCTCTTCCTTCTAGCCACCTCCACACAAACTCCAATTTGTTCTTCTAAAAGCATGACATTGTAGAATTGCTCTTCTGCCATTGGCCACCCAATCAATGGCACACCATGGCTTAAAGATTCGATTATCGAGTTCCATCCACCATGACTTAAAAACGCTGATATAGACTTATGAGACAGAATTTCCACCTGTGGTGCCCATTTGTGCACTAATAACCCTCTTTTTGAATCTTTCATTCTTTCTTCAAATCCTTCAGGCAACCATTCTGTTGCTTTGAATTCCATGTTGATGTCAAAGCCAATAGGTGGCCTAACAACCCAGATAAAATTCTTTCCACTAGCCTCCAATGCGACTGCCAATTCCATCATATGCGGTGCAGATATTGCATTCTGTGAACCAAATGATATGTAAAGAACTGAATTCACAGGTTTGGTATCAAGCCAGTTTTTACACAGCTCAGTTGTAGTTGCAGCTTGATCTTGGCTTCTCTTGGAAAGGAGAACTGGCCCAATTGACCAAACTGGCTTGCCAATTTTAAGCCGAAAATATTCCAATCCAACCTTGTCAAGTTCCTCCACTGTGTTCAGCAAAATCCCATCAGAATTCATCCATTCAGGGAGCACATTCTGTAGAAACACAGAGTAGAGATCACGTCCATTGACTACTCTCAAATTTTCTGCCAACTGTGTTACATGAATTTTAGAAGCTTCAGGGAAATCTGGTACAGTGAATTCATCAGAATTCTTCATCTGATGAGGCAGGTTTAACCACAGATAGTAGTGACATGCAATACCAAAACCTCCACTTCCAGAAAATATGGCATGAAATGCACCGAACTCATGTGCAATCCCTGAGCACCAGCCAAAGAAAATGTCAGTGATTATACAGAGTGGTGGGTGGCCATTTTGTTCCTTAACAAGATCAGAAATGAGTTTCCTGAACGAAGGTTTGAGAGACAAGGAAGCATGAAGAAGGTTGGCTATAAGATGGTTAGGAATAGAGTCAGTGTTTTCAGTGCCTGGAGGCAGGCCATAACCTGAGCTATCGAAAGGGATTTCAAGAAGGTGAATGGAGCAGTTTATAGGGATCGATGATCTTAGTTTGTTGATGTTAAGAGGAGTGTTAACAAAGGTTATGGTATACTTCTTTATTTGTTCTAGTTGAAGGGCTAATGCTAGGAAAGGTATGATATGGCCTTGTGCCATGAATGGGAACATCACTATGTTCTCTTTTCTTCGCaacatttcttttgaaaaaagagGGTGATGAAGTGGAGAAGAACAGGTGGTGTGCTAGCAATTAATGGATGTTTGAGCACTTATATAAAGTTGTAGAGTTTAGTAGTCAAGGATTGATGATGATCACAAAAGGATTTTCCTTGGTTTTAGTTTAGGCAGTGGATGTACGTATTATTCAGGTCCAATTATTCACACATGATCGTAAGTATTCGTGTCCAATTATTCAGGTCACGCTAACAGACCTTTATGATGTTGGGTGGAATAAGGGTACTGTAAAACGTTTCAAGAATTGAAGTGGAAGGATCGGCATGGTCTAAAATAGAGTACTAGAAGGTCTGATacaaataaaagttgaaaatataAGTGCACGATGTGATTTTTGGTCAAGAAAAACGATATCCTACATAAATCAAAACCATTGAAATTCTTTGAAAACCATTTGTCCTGTAAAACTAGAACAAGAATTGAAAATCCACAAGTGATTATAAGCCAGAAGATAAGCATGATTTTGATTCAGAAATTGTACGTATAAACGTTGAACACACTTGTTCCTTTCTTTCAATACCTAACATGCACAATAATGAGTACCTGCTAGACAAGTGAATTTGCATTTGGCCTTGTTATCAGGCATCACCCATGACCAAGAAACATCATGAACTATGTTAATGCGTGCGTAACCACTGAGGCACACCAAAAGGAAATCTTGGAAgactatatatattaattggtCTTGAtcatcaaaaaaacattttctcatGACTAGAAATAGCTACccaagtttttcaaaaatacgaCTGTACGTGATGGCCTTGCTGTTTTCATAGGCTGAGTTTTTTTCCCAGTGCACTACGTACTAATCAAACAGAATAAACCCTAGGACCATAATAGTTTATGCCTATTATAACCTTTAGGTTTGTAATTCAGCAAGAAACCAGACATGGGTTTGGCGCAGACTGATACATGTGTGGATACTAATATGatgaagtatattttttaaaagtaatttttaattgaaaatatattaaaatatattttttaaaattttttattttttatatcagtatatcaaattaattcattaggaaacatctaaaaaattaatttgatatattttttgataaaaaaaattaaacacagtTTGAAAAGTATGTTAAATAAGCACTACATCAAACTTCTAATTAGCAAAATGCACGTTGATTATTTCATAATGATGTTTTATGCTCACCTATCttagttttgtcttttttatctttttttcttttttatggttaGGGGCATTTTTAGAATAATAAGTACGTATATAGAACTCAAAAAAAGTCAAATACAGTATAATCAAGTGATGATCCTTATGCATTCATGTAAAATCCAAATCTGTCTCTGCCCAAATACCCACCAAACGTCTCTTTAGTGTTTTTAGACTAGATTTTAGCATATCAAGACTAGATTTTTGCTCGGCCAAAAAACTATGCATATCCCCACTTatgcatttataaaaattagtATTCTTGGTACAATATGGTTACGTgtgtattaatatatttttttatagaaatgttaaaattaattctatgaattgaaaaaaaaaatcaataaaacactatttaggaataaaatttgaataaaaccaTTTATATATAACACAAAAACACATAACGTGTAAATACGAATAAAAAATTCACTTAAAGTTATACTAAAGTTTATCATGATTATACTATCATTACAGTTTTTATAACAATCCTTTTAttcgttttaatatttatgagacaaatataaaaaatgtaaacatgaataaaaatttaattccaTCTTTTGACtaagagttctttttttttaattattattaatagagTTTGTCAAaaggtatatatattttctataaatgaatcaaagaaaatataagaaaataaccaaatatatatcctgtataaaaaattaa is a window encoding:
- the LOC18094304 gene encoding UDP-glycosyltransferase 92A1 produces the protein MLRRKENIVMFPFMAQGHIIPFLALALQLEQIKKYTITFVNTPLNINKLRSSIPINCSIHLLEIPFDSSGYGLPPGTENTDSIPNHLIANLLHASLSLKPSFRKLISDLVKEQNGHPPLCIITDIFFGWCSGIAHEFGAFHAIFSGSGGFGIACHYYLWLNLPHQMKNSDEFTVPDFPEASKIHVTQLAENLRVVNGRDLYSVFLQNVLPEWMNSDGILLNTVEELDKVGLEYFRLKIGKPVWSIGPVLLSKRSQDQAATTTELCKNWLDTKPVNSVLYISFGSQNAISAPHMMELAVALEASGKNFIWVVRPPIGFDINMEFKATEWLPEGFEERMKDSKRGLLVHKWAPQVEILSHKSISAFLSHGGWNSIIESLSHGVPLIGWPMAEEQFYNVMLLEEQIGVCVEVARRKSCGVRHEDIVKKIMLVMDETEKGKEMRKKALEVRDMIMDAVKDFKGSSVKAMDEFLNAALLRQEEAMRTGDS